In Chromatiales bacterium, a single genomic region encodes these proteins:
- a CDS encoding DUF2835 domain-containing protein, translating into MHERIYFTLDIPAQEMARYYRGSATRVLVRAADGRRVQIPAANLRPFVTRDGVQGRFCLTVDADHRLLNLERVT; encoded by the coding sequence ATGCACGAGCGCATCTACTTCACACTGGACATCCCCGCGCAGGAAATGGCGCGCTACTACCGCGGCAGCGCCACCCGCGTGCTGGTGCGCGCAGCCGATGGCCGGCGGGTGCAGATCCCGGCCGCGAACCTGCGCCCCTTCGTCACGCGTGACGGCGTGCAGGGCCGCTTCTGCCTGACGGTGGATGCCGACCACCGCCTGCTGAATCTCGAGCGTGTGACCTGA
- a CDS encoding FAD-dependent oxidoreductase has protein sequence MSDDLIVIGGGIHGVATALAGVRRGLRVRLIEQYPRLAQGTSSRSSKLIHGGLRYLEQWQWRLVRESLLARRRLLQIAPELVTLADFHIPVYAHSRRSPLTIRSGLMLYALLGGLHAENRYTSLPARAWGDLDGLETRGLRAVFRYRDGRTDDAALTRALMYAACERGAELQLGERVWKIRLVDEGVEVETSQGIYPARAAVNATGPWIERLLSRVEPAQAMPGVEQVAGTHIVVPGHLEKGMYYVEAPRDGRAVFVMPWQGEVMIGTTERVYTGDPAAITPTETEIDYLCETAARHFDPAHVDTRQVTAAFAGLRVLPRAEGHPFARPRDTRLLTDRTRRPRLVSILGGKLTVHAITAERVLDRLAPSLPTRHISTGEPLLIHPAPPDFAAG, from the coding sequence ATGAGCGACGACCTGATCGTCATCGGCGGCGGCATCCATGGCGTGGCCACCGCACTCGCCGGCGTACGCCGCGGCCTGCGCGTGCGCCTGATCGAACAGTATCCCCGCCTCGCCCAGGGCACGTCCTCCCGCTCCAGCAAGCTCATCCACGGCGGCCTGCGTTATCTCGAACAGTGGCAATGGCGCCTGGTGCGCGAATCCCTGCTCGCCCGCCGCCGGCTCCTGCAGATCGCCCCCGAGCTGGTGACACTGGCGGACTTCCACATCCCTGTGTACGCCCATAGCCGGCGCAGCCCCCTCACCATCCGCAGCGGGCTCATGCTCTATGCCCTGCTCGGCGGCCTGCATGCCGAAAACCGCTACACCAGCCTGCCGGCCCGCGCCTGGGGCGATCTCGATGGCCTCGAGACACGCGGCCTCAGGGCCGTGTTCCGCTATCGCGACGGACGGACCGACGATGCCGCCCTGACCCGCGCCCTCATGTATGCCGCCTGTGAACGCGGCGCCGAACTGCAGCTGGGCGAGCGGGTCTGGAAGATCCGGCTGGTGGATGAGGGTGTCGAGGTCGAGACCAGCCAGGGCATCTATCCGGCCCGGGCGGCGGTGAATGCCACCGGCCCCTGGATCGAGCGCCTGCTCTCGCGGGTCGAACCGGCGCAGGCGATGCCCGGCGTCGAGCAGGTGGCGGGCACGCACATCGTGGTGCCCGGCCACCTGGAAAAGGGCATGTATTACGTGGAGGCGCCGCGGGACGGCCGCGCGGTGTTCGTCATGCCCTGGCAGGGCGAGGTGATGATCGGGACCACCGAACGCGTGTATACGGGCGACCCCGCGGCCATCACCCCCACCGAGACCGAGATCGACTACCTGTGTGAGACCGCCGCGCGCCACTTCGATCCCGCGCACGTCGATACCCGGCAGGTCACGGCCGCCTTCGCCGGCCTGCGGGTGCTGCCGCGGGCCGAGGGCCACCCCTTCGCCCGGCCGCGCGACACGCGCCTGCTCACCGACCGGACACGGCGCCCGCGCCTGGTGAGCATCCTCGGTGGCAAGCTCACGGTGCATGCGATCACGGCCGAGCGCGTGCTCGATCGCCTGGCGCCGTCGCTGCCCACGCGCCACATCTCCACCGGGGAACCACTGCTGATCCACCCGGCCCCGCCGGACTTCGCCGCCGGCTGA